From a region of the Palaeococcus ferrophilus DSM 13482 genome:
- a CDS encoding geranylgeranyl reductase family protein: MNWKYDVVVVGSGIAGPIIARNVAKAGHSVLLIDKKPAIGTPKQCAEGISIKVFDKYDIPYDKRYINREIYGAKLYSPSGHELELRYKEASGVILERKVFDKMLAYYAAKAGADVLARTEALDVIKKEGKVVGIKAKHEDEPVEIYAEVIVAADGVESTIARKAGINTYAPPHEFDSSYEYEMLIEGYDPDLIHLWFGNEVAPRGYVWVFPKDEDRANVGIGINSDNPQTAKYYLDKWLKENNIPAKKLLEINVGVVPVGGFVKELAKDNVVVVGDAARQVNPMHGGGMAEAMEAGTIASKWIVRGLEEENLSLLQNYTKEWWETDGKRLEKVLKVRKVTEKLTDEDLDLFIQVLSGADAEKIAGGDYGEVIKALLKHPKVILSKRRISLLKELL, translated from the coding sequence ATGAACTGGAAGTACGACGTTGTTGTTGTCGGCTCTGGAATAGCCGGGCCGATCATTGCCAGAAACGTTGCTAAAGCCGGTCACTCGGTTCTTCTCATTGATAAGAAGCCCGCCATAGGCACGCCCAAGCAGTGCGCCGAGGGCATAAGCATAAAGGTGTTTGACAAGTACGACATCCCCTACGATAAGAGGTACATCAACCGCGAGATCTACGGGGCGAAGCTATACTCCCCGAGCGGCCACGAGCTCGAGCTCAGGTATAAGGAAGCCAGCGGCGTAATCCTCGAGAGGAAGGTCTTCGACAAGATGCTGGCTTATTACGCCGCTAAAGCCGGTGCAGACGTTCTCGCGAGGACGGAGGCCCTCGATGTCATAAAGAAGGAGGGCAAAGTGGTTGGAATCAAGGCCAAGCACGAGGACGAGCCGGTTGAAATTTACGCCGAGGTAATCGTGGCAGCGGACGGCGTTGAGAGCACAATAGCCAGGAAGGCTGGAATAAACACCTACGCTCCCCCGCACGAGTTCGACTCATCCTACGAGTACGAGATGCTCATAGAGGGCTACGACCCTGACTTAATCCACCTCTGGTTCGGCAACGAGGTCGCCCCAAGGGGTTACGTCTGGGTCTTCCCGAAGGACGAGGACAGGGCGAACGTCGGAATAGGCATTAACTCCGACAACCCGCAGACCGCCAAGTACTACCTCGACAAGTGGCTCAAGGAGAACAACATTCCAGCAAAGAAGCTCCTTGAGATAAACGTCGGCGTCGTTCCGGTCGGCGGCTTCGTCAAGGAGCTTGCAAAGGACAACGTGGTGGTAGTTGGCGATGCAGCGAGGCAGGTCAACCCGATGCACGGCGGCGGAATGGCCGAGGCGATGGAGGCTGGAACGATAGCGAGCAAGTGGATAGTCAGGGGCCTCGAAGAGGAGAACCTCTCACTCCTCCAGAACTACACCAAGGAGTGGTGGGAGACCGACGGAAAGAGGCTCGAAAAGGTTCTCAAGGTCAGGAAGGTTACGGAGAAGCTAACGGACGAGGACCTTGATCTCTTCATCCAGGTGCTCAGCGGTGCAGACGCAGAGAAGATAGCCGGCGGGGACTACGGGGAGGTCATCAAGGCGCTCCTAAAGCACCCGAAGGTCATCCTGAGCAAGCGCAGGATTTCCCTCCTCAAGGAGCTCCTCTAA
- a CDS encoding sugar phosphate nucleotidyltransferase, whose translation MKAVILAGGFGTRLRPISSTRPKPMVPVLGKPNLGYILEALQKVDEVDEIILSVHYMRGEIREFIETEMVDYPKDIRFVNDPMPLETGGALKNVEEFVSDEFLVIYGDVFTNFDYGELIKAHRENDGLVTVALTKVYDPEKYGVVELSEDGKVVGFEEKPHRPKTNLIDAGIYVVNKEILKDVPKNREVYFEREILPKYVGQGLVYGHLMPRETYWVDLGTPEDLFYAHQIALDEITKQNGYYTIKEGAEVAEDVEIQGPVYIDSGARVKPGAKIKAYTYIGPNTIVEKKAYLKRSILIGSDIVKDRAEIKDSILGEGVIVGKNVIIKENAVLGDYAKIHDNLVIYGAKVLPWKKVEEYEAWIKLKLDPTKVRPELTPDRCPLGLPECIYKKFKAIAGEKPPCDECIENQWLF comes from the coding sequence ATGAAAGCGGTTATTCTTGCCGGCGGATTTGGAACGAGGCTCAGGCCGATTTCCTCAACGAGGCCAAAGCCAATGGTGCCTGTTCTCGGAAAACCGAACCTCGGCTACATCCTCGAGGCCCTCCAGAAGGTTGACGAGGTTGACGAGATTATACTCTCAGTTCACTACATGCGCGGCGAAATCAGGGAGTTCATCGAGACTGAGATGGTGGACTACCCCAAGGACATACGCTTCGTGAACGACCCCATGCCCCTCGAAACGGGCGGTGCACTCAAGAACGTTGAGGAGTTTGTGAGCGACGAGTTTCTGGTGATCTACGGCGATGTTTTCACGAACTTCGACTACGGGGAGCTCATCAAGGCCCATAGGGAGAACGATGGGCTAGTGACCGTGGCCCTCACGAAGGTCTATGACCCAGAAAAGTACGGTGTTGTGGAGCTCAGTGAGGACGGAAAGGTGGTGGGCTTCGAGGAGAAGCCCCACAGGCCCAAGACGAACCTCATAGATGCCGGAATCTACGTGGTGAACAAGGAGATCCTCAAGGACGTTCCCAAGAACAGGGAGGTATACTTTGAGCGCGAGATACTCCCCAAGTACGTTGGCCAGGGGTTGGTTTACGGACACCTCATGCCCAGGGAGACCTACTGGGTTGACCTCGGAACGCCCGAGGACCTCTTCTACGCCCACCAGATAGCCCTGGACGAGATAACCAAGCAGAACGGATACTACACGATAAAGGAGGGCGCTGAAGTAGCTGAAGATGTGGAGATACAGGGGCCGGTCTACATTGACAGTGGGGCAAGGGTAAAGCCAGGCGCAAAGATAAAAGCCTACACCTACATCGGTCCCAACACCATAGTCGAGAAAAAGGCGTACCTCAAGCGCTCGATACTCATAGGGAGCGATATAGTGAAGGACCGGGCCGAGATAAAGGACAGCATCCTCGGCGAGGGCGTCATCGTTGGCAAGAACGTTATAATCAAGGAAAACGCCGTCCTCGGAGACTACGCCAAGATACACGACAACCTCGTTATCTACGGGGCAAAGGTTCTCCCGTGGAAGAAGGTCGAGGAGTATGAGGCGTGGATAAAGCTCAAGCTCGACCCCACCAAAGTCAGGCCAGAGCTCACACCGGACCGCTGCCCTCTCGGACTTCCTGAGTGTATTTACAAGAAGTTCAAGGCCATAGCGGGAGAGAAGCCGCCCTGTGATGAGTGTATCGAAAACCAGTGGCTCTTCTGA
- a CDS encoding CGP-CTERM sorting domain-containing protein yields the protein MKWKITARTIWGSLMFKFKHVFIAFLIFSTLASFASAGIVYQAGLGDGFSAYTEVYSDGENAFLLVTYTPTQWPTHLGPVCEGFWNYTLEEKPFHCYLSPVVWYYFPFYFDGNNLYFVNPFLDDSSSKSSEISSHPLFYRQDSAWTIVFFRQKEPFSSLVWRVDRNCIDYLGVGNYTREQRSPTTKPVEGVLEDDAVIFSDGSQTYVIPIEELEPYFDANFTVKHIEGVFLKEGVLFYPAVYQGIWNITPGQHDYSKVVLFGKEESETKLLNTSSLKPFPVFFYDGKSLKVFHIFRIGENGKLEIFVEKNFFTHWPKCIYRNVTITMTKTVTMTMTKTVTETKEHTKTVTETKREEGICGPAFIVLLSLMILALRGGK from the coding sequence ATGAAATGGAAGATTACTGCCAGAACAATTTGGGGGAGCCTTATGTTTAAGTTTAAGCATGTTTTCATTGCCTTTTTAATCTTTTCCACTCTGGCGAGCTTTGCTTCAGCCGGTATTGTTTATCAGGCCGGATTGGGAGATGGATTTTCTGCATATACGGAAGTTTACAGTGACGGAGAAAACGCATTCTTACTTGTCACGTACACTCCAACCCAGTGGCCTACACATCTGGGGCCGGTTTGTGAGGGCTTCTGGAACTACACTCTCGAAGAAAAACCGTTTCACTGCTATCTTAGCCCAGTCGTCTGGTACTATTTTCCTTTTTATTTTGATGGGAATAATCTGTACTTTGTTAATCCTTTCTTGGATGACTCTTCCTCTAAATCCTCAGAGATTTCATCCCATCCCCTGTTCTATCGTCAAGATAGTGCATGGACCATTGTCTTTTTTAGACAGAAAGAGCCATTCTCTTCTCTTGTGTGGCGCGTTGATAGAAATTGCATTGATTATTTAGGAGTAGGGAATTACACAAGAGAACAGAGAAGCCCAACAACTAAACCCGTTGAAGGGGTGTTAGAAGATGATGCTGTGATTTTTTCCGATGGTTCACAAACGTATGTGATCCCCATTGAAGAACTGGAACCCTATTTTGACGCCAACTTCACGGTAAAACACATTGAAGGGGTATTCCTTAAGGAGGGGGTTCTCTTCTATCCCGCAGTCTATCAGGGCATTTGGAACATCACACCGGGACAGCATGATTACAGTAAGGTAGTTCTCTTCGGAAAAGAGGAAAGCGAAACCAAACTCCTAAACACATCAAGTTTGAAGCCGTTCCCCGTATTCTTCTATGATGGGAAGAGCCTGAAAGTTTTCCACATCTTCAGGATTGGTGAGAATGGAAAATTAGAGATTTTTGTGGAGAAGAACTTCTTCACTCATTGGCCTAAATGCATTTACAGGAACGTGACGATCACCATGACAAAAACTGTGACGATGACAATGACTAAAACTGTAACGGAGACAAAGGAGCATACTAAAACCGTGACCGAAACAAAAAGAGAGGAAGGAATTTGCGGGCCGGCTTTTATTGTATTGCTATCTCTGATGATTTTAGCGCTCAGGGGAGGTAAGTAG
- the surR gene encoding sulfur metabolism transcriptional regulator SurR: MSEPDIFYVLGNKVRRDLLSHLTCSECYFSFLSSKVSVSSTAVAKHLKIMEREGILEPYEKDEHFIGPARKYYRINIANTYVTTITPNLFWYENIDLREGGKKGDYEINLSKLPEEHGDIISMVKAFLEANDELKKILEALRDVEAYRDGLTKLLKERYLSEIGDMTQLAILHYLLINGEATVDELSDRLNMKEREVLAKAQELNRFVPLKIKGEVIEIDRASL; encoded by the coding sequence ATGTCTGAACCCGATATATTTTACGTGCTTGGTAATAAGGTCAGGCGTGATTTGCTGAGCCACCTCACGTGCAGTGAGTGTTACTTCAGCTTCCTTAGCAGCAAGGTTAGCGTCTCCTCAACGGCCGTGGCCAAGCACCTTAAGATAATGGAGCGTGAGGGCATCCTGGAGCCCTACGAGAAGGATGAACACTTCATTGGGCCCGCTAGGAAGTACTATCGCATAAACATCGCCAACACCTACGTTACCACAATCACCCCCAACCTCTTCTGGTACGAGAACATAGACCTTAGGGAAGGGGGTAAAAAGGGGGACTATGAAATAAACCTCTCCAAACTCCCCGAGGAGCACGGGGATATAATCTCGATGGTGAAGGCTTTTCTCGAGGCAAACGATGAGTTGAAGAAAATACTCGAGGCCCTCCGGGACGTTGAGGCTTACCGCGACGGTCTGACAAAGCTTCTGAAGGAGCGCTATCTCTCTGAAATCGGGGACATGACCCAGCTTGCCATACTCCACTACCTCCTGATAAACGGCGAGGCCACCGTGGACGAGCTCTCCGACAGGCTCAACATGAAGGAGAGGGAAGTCCTCGCCAAGGCGCAGGAGCTGAACAGGTTTGTGCCGTTAAAGATAAAAGGGGAGGTTATTGAGATTGACAGAGCCTCACTATAA
- a CDS encoding ATP-NAD kinase family protein, producing the protein MRIGFIINPIAGMGGKVALKGTDGVVEEAIRRGARPVAEEVARLFLHELTHYVEASDVSFLTGPDGMGERVLGDFEFPFEVIPHRKIGHREVEGVRIPDTTSEDTKTLARTMVGKVDMVLFAGGDGTARDVFSAVDRAVPILGIPTGVKMFSGVFAASPENAALILVEFMKGNARVVERDVMDLDEEAYRRDEVRPRHYGKALTPYVELLVQGAKEPTQVDEEEEVEAIAEALVEELEDGVYFLGAGSTLKRIKERLGINGTLLGIDVVEINDGKARLLVKDVSERDLLAFIERRPKVIVTVIGGLGFLFGRGNQQFSAEVLRHIPKENIIVVATPSKLRGGVIRVYTGDREVDEKLRGYMRVRVSPWAERMVKVI; encoded by the coding sequence ATGAGGATAGGCTTCATAATCAACCCAATAGCGGGGATGGGCGGGAAGGTCGCCCTCAAGGGAACAGACGGAGTTGTGGAGGAGGCGATTAGAAGGGGAGCTAGACCCGTAGCGGAGGAGGTGGCGAGACTCTTTCTTCACGAGCTGACCCACTACGTAGAGGCTTCCGACGTGAGCTTCCTAACGGGGCCCGACGGCATGGGTGAGAGAGTCCTCGGGGATTTTGAGTTCCCGTTCGAGGTTATCCCCCACCGTAAAATCGGCCACCGCGAGGTCGAGGGTGTGAGGATTCCCGACACCACAAGTGAGGACACGAAAACCCTTGCAAGGACGATGGTGGGGAAAGTAGACATGGTGCTCTTCGCGGGGGGCGATGGTACGGCAAGGGACGTTTTCAGCGCCGTTGACAGGGCCGTTCCAATCCTCGGAATTCCCACAGGGGTCAAGATGTTCTCCGGCGTCTTCGCGGCATCTCCCGAAAACGCGGCTCTCATACTCGTTGAGTTCATGAAGGGAAACGCGAGGGTAGTGGAGCGGGACGTTATGGACCTCGACGAGGAGGCCTACAGGAGGGATGAGGTGAGGCCAAGGCACTACGGAAAGGCCCTCACTCCCTACGTTGAGCTGCTGGTGCAGGGGGCCAAGGAGCCCACCCAAGTTGACGAGGAGGAAGAGGTTGAGGCGATAGCGGAGGCACTCGTTGAGGAACTCGAGGACGGTGTGTATTTCCTCGGGGCGGGCTCGACCCTCAAGAGGATCAAGGAGCGGCTCGGGATAAACGGAACCCTCCTGGGCATTGACGTCGTGGAGATAAACGATGGAAAGGCGAGGCTTTTAGTGAAGGACGTCTCCGAAAGGGATCTGCTGGCCTTCATCGAGAGAAGACCAAAGGTCATAGTGACCGTCATTGGGGGGCTGGGCTTCCTGTTCGGACGCGGCAACCAGCAGTTCTCGGCCGAGGTTCTGAGGCACATTCCCAAGGAGAACATCATCGTCGTGGCAACGCCCTCAAAGCTCAGGGGAGGAGTGATAAGGGTCTACACGGGCGACCGAGAAGTGGACGAAAAGCTGAGGGGCTACATGAGGGTGAGGGTGAGCCCCTGGGCCGAGCGCATGGTGAAGGTCATCTAG
- a CDS encoding DUF402 domain-containing protein, with protein sequence MSTNSEVSVRIRGIYSTALTKLLLDRGFKISQPSKKIAERLNLEKSYEDFDVDIYDKKDDQGVILVGTRVEDVKKVFEEELIDVFFRKMPYQLYGIYKGIVVNRDEKYIYVDIGDAIGTMRINELPDAVEGDEVLVQVKKYNVLPHLSPNLTIPGDYAVLIPKPVGAQKHVKISRKIRENSERERLKILGLSIDLGEWGILWRTAAAYKDWNLLRDELINLSKLADRLKEAESYSAPAKIIEGRNIYEVEFGGGAKKKLDEVRDKAVPTIEGHHQFKAYDPEFSFAVEIAESILARTGGRAKVREGFIEAVVNNKGPKPGWLFHLEHVKPDGQKVRIGPGEVMEVSLNPLRVVFKRRLKPGKFYDGLEMPIENGDYAITEIEEGKWWFRHSYYSRNGELKGEYYNINTPIELYPDRARYIDLEVDIVKWPDGKKEILDREKLEEHYNDGIISEKLYRAVLKITQEIFERVDE encoded by the coding sequence GTGTCTACAAACTCAGAGGTTTCGGTGAGGATTCGAGGAATATATAGCACAGCACTTACGAAGTTGCTCCTTGACAGGGGCTTTAAGATAAGCCAGCCGAGCAAGAAAATCGCCGAGAGGCTTAACCTCGAGAAGAGCTACGAGGACTTCGACGTGGACATCTACGACAAAAAGGACGACCAGGGAGTTATTTTAGTCGGAACAAGGGTTGAAGACGTTAAAAAGGTGTTTGAGGAGGAGCTTATAGACGTTTTCTTTAGGAAGATGCCCTACCAGCTCTACGGCATCTACAAGGGCATAGTGGTTAACAGGGACGAGAAGTACATATACGTGGACATAGGCGACGCAATAGGCACGATGCGGATAAACGAGCTTCCGGATGCGGTGGAAGGGGACGAGGTGCTCGTCCAGGTCAAGAAGTACAACGTCCTGCCCCACCTGAGCCCGAACCTTACCATACCCGGTGACTACGCGGTGCTAATACCAAAGCCCGTGGGGGCTCAAAAGCACGTCAAGATTTCCCGCAAGATAAGGGAGAACAGCGAGCGCGAGAGGCTCAAGATACTCGGGCTCAGCATAGACCTCGGGGAGTGGGGCATACTCTGGAGAACGGCTGCTGCCTACAAGGACTGGAACCTCCTTAGGGACGAGCTCATAAACCTTTCAAAGCTCGCGGACAGGCTCAAAGAGGCCGAAAGCTACTCCGCTCCCGCCAAGATTATCGAGGGGCGGAACATATACGAGGTCGAGTTTGGAGGAGGGGCCAAAAAGAAGCTCGATGAGGTAAGGGACAAGGCGGTTCCCACCATAGAGGGCCACCACCAGTTCAAGGCCTACGACCCGGAGTTCAGCTTCGCGGTGGAGATAGCCGAGAGCATCCTCGCGAGAACCGGCGGAAGGGCCAAGGTAAGGGAAGGCTTTATTGAGGCAGTCGTTAACAACAAGGGGCCCAAACCCGGCTGGCTCTTCCACCTCGAGCACGTCAAGCCCGATGGGCAGAAGGTTCGCATAGGGCCGGGAGAGGTAATGGAGGTCTCCCTCAACCCGCTCCGCGTCGTCTTCAAGAGGCGCCTGAAGCCGGGCAAGTTCTACGACGGCCTCGAGATGCCCATAGAGAACGGCGACTACGCCATAACGGAGATAGAGGAAGGAAAGTGGTGGTTCAGGCACTCCTACTACTCGAGGAACGGCGAGCTAAAGGGTGAGTACTACAACATAAACACTCCCATAGAGCTCTACCCGGACAGGGCCCGCTACATAGACCTCGAGGTGGACATAGTTAAGTGGCCCGATGGAAAGAAGGAGATCCTTGACAGGGAGAAGCTTGAGGAGCACTACAACGACGGCATAATAAGCGAGAAGCTCTACAGGGCTGTTCTCAAGATAACACAGGAGATTTTTGAGCGCGTGGACGAATGA
- a CDS encoding DUF362 domain-containing protein: MPEKIRIVVNEDRCYLCGGCAGVCPTLAIEVHSSGWEFFQDKCISCRICINACPVGALSAEPLEVKE; this comes from the coding sequence ATGCCCGAGAAGATTAGAATCGTCGTCAACGAGGATAGGTGCTACCTCTGCGGTGGCTGTGCCGGCGTCTGCCCGACGCTGGCGATAGAGGTTCACTCAAGCGGATGGGAGTTTTTCCAGGACAAGTGCATAAGCTGCAGGATATGCATCAACGCCTGCCCGGTTGGGGCTTTAAGTGCAGAGCCCCTGGAGGTGAAAGAATGA
- the pdo gene encoding protein disulfide oxidoreductase yields the protein MGLISDGDKKVIKEEFFSKLEEPVKLIAFIGKEHCQYCDQLKQILAEISELSDKVTYEVHDFDAEKELAEKYRVDRAPATVITRNGEDFGVRFFGLPAGHEFGAFLEDIVDVSTGNTDLAPDTKEAIANVERDVRILVFVTPTCPYCPMAVRMAHKFALENTKAGKGKILGDMVEAIEYPEWADEYKVMAVPKVVIMVDGEDKVQFEGAYPEKMFLEKLLAALE from the coding sequence ATGGGACTTATTAGCGACGGAGACAAGAAGGTAATTAAGGAGGAGTTCTTCTCAAAGCTGGAGGAGCCGGTTAAGCTTATCGCTTTCATTGGAAAGGAGCACTGCCAGTACTGCGACCAGCTCAAGCAGATACTCGCCGAGATCAGCGAGCTCTCGGACAAGGTCACCTACGAGGTTCACGACTTCGACGCGGAGAAGGAGCTCGCGGAGAAGTACCGCGTTGACCGCGCGCCTGCAACCGTGATAACCAGGAACGGCGAGGACTTCGGCGTCCGCTTCTTTGGCCTTCCAGCAGGTCATGAGTTTGGGGCATTCCTCGAGGACATAGTTGACGTCAGCACCGGCAACACCGACCTCGCCCCCGACACCAAGGAGGCCATAGCGAACGTCGAGAGGGACGTAAGGATACTCGTTTTCGTCACCCCGACCTGCCCCTACTGCCCGATGGCGGTCAGGATGGCCCACAAGTTCGCCCTTGAGAACACCAAGGCGGGCAAGGGCAAGATACTCGGCGACATGGTCGAGGCCATCGAGTACCCAGAGTGGGCCGACGAGTACAAGGTCATGGCCGTCCCGAAGGTCGTCATAATGGTTGACGGCGAGGACAAGGTCCAGTTCGAAGGTGCTTACCCGGAGAAGATGTTCCTCGAGAAGCTTCTCGCTGCCCTCGAGTGA